A single region of the Lotus japonicus ecotype B-129 chromosome 4, LjGifu_v1.2 genome encodes:
- the LOC130714602 gene encoding probable glucan endo-1,3-beta-glucosidase A6, with protein sequence MNASLVKLYDANPEILNLLSTTKLEVSIMVPNHEISDIAASQNIADEWVRNNVLPHYPKTMIRYLLVGNEVLSYNSEQGHKMWRDLVPAMISIQRSLEAQNIKDIKIGTPLAMDVMQSTFPPSSGRFRPDIIDSVMVPMLKFLDRTKSFFFIDAYPYFPWSQNPYNISLDFALFRGNFRLRDTSSGLVYTNLLDQMLDSIIFAMSKLGYPNIQLVIAETGWPNSGDIEEPGANIYNAATYNRNLIQRMTTKPPMGTPARPGVVIPTFIFSLFDENQKPGPGTERHWGLLHPDGMPMYEIDLTGKRLFTDFASLPAPKNNEPYKGKVWCVGAKEANLMELAAALSNACNEGNIACDALAPGKECHEPASITDHASYVFSSYWSRFRSEGASCYFNGLAKQTTTDPSKFLDFSFLYQSFHILPMSHCNFDNQ encoded by the coding sequence ATGAACGCTAGCCTTGTGAAGCTCTATGATGCAAACCCTGAGATATTAAACCTTTTATCAACAACAAAGCTAGAAGTCTCAATTATGGTCCCAAACCATGAAATCTCAGACATTGCTGCCAGTCAAAACATAGCAGATGAGTGGGTGAGGAACAATGTCCTCCCTCACTACCCCAAAACCATGATCCGCTACCTTCTTGTCGGCAATGAAGTGCTGAGCTACAATTCTGAACAAGGCCACAAAATGTGGCGTGATCTTGTCCCAGCAATGATAAGCATCCAAAGATCTCTCGAAGCTCAGAATATCAAGGACATCAAAATTGGCACCCCATTAGCCATGGATGTCATGCAATCAACTTTCCCACCTTCAAGTGGGCGATTCCGACCTGACATAATAGACAGTGTGATGGTACCAATGCTCAAGTTCCTGGACAGAACCAAGTCGTTTTTCTTTATTGATGCATACCCGTATTTCCCATGGTCTCAGAACCCCTACAACATCAGCCTCGACTTCGCTCTGTTCAGGGGAAATTTCAGATTGCGTGACACTAGTAGCGGCTTGGTCTACACCAATTTGTTGGACCAAATGCTTGACTCCATCATCTTCGCCATGTCTAAACTCGGGTACCCCAACATCCAGCTCGTGATTGCTGAAACCGGATGGCCTAACTCAGGTGACATAGAAGAACCTGGTGCCAACATATACAATGCAGCTACATACAATAGAAACCTCATCCAAAGAATGACAACAAAACCACCCATGGGTACCCCAGCTAGACCTGGGGTTGTAATTCCGACCTTCATCTTCTCACTGTTTGACGAAAACCAAAAGCCAGGACCGGGAACAGAACGACACTGGGGCTTGTTGCACCCGGACGGAATGCCAATGTATGAAATTGACTTAACAGGAAAGCGATTGTTCACCGACTTTGCATCGTTACCAGCTCCAAAGAACAACGAACCATACAAAGGGAAGGTCTGGTGTGTGGGGGCAAAGGAAGCAAACCTAATGGAATTGGCAGCAGCTTTGTCCAATGCCTGCAATGAAGGGAACATAGCTTGTGATGCTCTTGCCCCAGGGAAGGAGTGCCATGAGCCAGCTTCAATTACTGACCACGCAAGCTACGTTTTTAGCTCTTACTGGTCCAGGTTCAGAAGTGAAGGTGCAAGTTGCTATTTCAATGGCCTTGCGAAACAGACAACCACAGATCCCAGTAAGTTTCTTGATTTTTCATTCCTATACCAATCATTTCATATCCTTCCAATGTCACATTGTAACTTTGATAACCAATAA